The following is a genomic window from Mus caroli chromosome 17, CAROLI_EIJ_v1.1, whole genome shotgun sequence.
CGCCGCCGCGAGCTGGACCCTTACCATTCTCTCGCCCTTACCATTCTGGGAGCGGATCGCCTCCCCAGTGCTGCGGTCCCCGAACACGGACAAAGGACCCTCCATCTTCAGGAAACGAAGCAAAGCTCACTACGGCCGCAGAAAACCGATAGCTCCGCTCTGAGACCGGAGAGCGGCCACCACGGCGGGGACCACGGCGTGGAGAGGCCCGAGCGACGCCGCGGGGCCTGCTGGGTAACACGCCCTGCCCGCTCTCCACGCTCTACCAACCGCAAGGCCTGCCGGGAAAGCGGTAGGGATTGACAGACGAGGGCTGGGCGGGGCGAAAACTGAAAACGCCGGAAGTAGGGGGCTGCCGGACGCTGGGTCAACTAGAGACTGTAGAAGAAAGGCGCGAAAGTGGAAAACGGAAGTCAGGCTCTTGGCCACGGCTAGCGTGGCCCGCCCTTCGCCTCAACGTCTGCGGTGATTGGTTGAACCAGGGATACCGATCGCTCACTCGGCCACTCAGCACTAGGGAGCTTGTTAGTTCCGGGTCCTGGAGACACCGAGGTACTGCAGGCCCTTGTAGCTTTGCCCACAGTTAACATGGCTGCGACTAGTTGTTTCCCGAGACGACCCTGAGCAAAGGAAGACAGGGCACTGTGTGACTTTGCCCAGGTCCCGTCAGCCATGGCGCTTCAGCCGCGGTTCTGGAAATGTCTGTCAGTTTGCAGGAAACTGGGTAACTAATCTCGCCCCACCTCCTTGCCTGCGCTTTGTGCACAGTACGTGTGCATTTGCAAAGGCGATTTTGTACCTGATGTGGGAAAGTGAAAGATGCATGTGATCGTTTCCATTTTCTAGAGTGTGGGTTCGCAGCCCTCTCAACCAGTTCCGTGCCGGCCGTGCAGCCCGACGTGGAGACTAAGGAAAACGAAGCGGTGGCCCCGGAGTTCACCAATCGGAACCCTCGGAATTTGGAGCTCTTAGGGGTAGCTCGGAAAGAACGGGGCTGGGCTACCGTGTGGCCTAACCGTGAGTTCTGGCACAGGTAATTAAAGTCGGCTCTTGACTGACTGACTAAGCTGTGCATAGCACCTTACCAATTTCACCAATCCCTGACTGATCCTGCCAGGTAAGCCTCGGGATGTGTCAGGAAGATGACATGTGGGTAGAAAGCGACCTTGGAGCAAGCAACTAGTTAGTTGTCTTGAAGAAAACTTAAACGGTAACTTGAGAATAAGAGGCTATGTCCTGAGGTCTCTCTGAAGGTGACATGTCAAAAAGCTGAGATCTAAAGGACAGGAAGCCGCGAAATCATTTGCCATGAAGGATATTCTAGCAGAGGAGGCTAGGAGGCTGGGATTGAGTGTCTGGAACTGACAGGCCTGTGTACCTGTATGTAGTTCAGTaagtacaggtgtgtgtgtacagtgttaCAGAATAGAGTGCTAAGTAGAATTAGTTATTAGTGTGCACATTAGGGTAACGTTTGAgccttaatgattttttttaatgggggaaaaaaggttAAAAGTTCATTAATAGAAACAttttatgaaatacattttaaaatttgtattcatTTAAAGCACTTACTGAGTTCACTGAGGATCCAGGCAGCTTACAatggtctgtaattccagttcccagggatctgacaccctcttctgaccttggtGGCACACAGCTATACATTCCCCCAAAATAATcatgcacatgaaaataaatgttaaattttattttgggaGAATTACGCAGTTTAGGCGAGTTCCTTCATCACacaaagcaagtgctttacctcTGAACTGCACTCCCCAGCCCCAAGATGGCTATCAACTGAAAGCATTGTATTTATGAGCAGTTATGCTAGATGCTTTaaatgtatgtcttttttttttaagtcaacatttttttttaagacttatttattttgtgtatgggtatacactgtctctgttttcagacatacataccagaagagggcatcagatggttttaagccaccatgtggttgctgggaattgaactcaggacctctggaagaacagtcagtgctcttaaccgctgagccatctttccagcccttaatTCAACTATTTAAACTACATTATTATCATTGTAGGTGTTATCTGTTGTTAGACGGTGGTGATTATTTTTGATAATCAAGTGggatttttctggtttttgtttatttggttggtttttttgtaattacttatttttatttttgtgagtacactgttgctgtcttcagacacagcagaagagagcatcaaatcccattccagtttgtttttattgttttgttttttcagtagaTTGGTATGTGCATATAGTCACGGGTTCATGGATACACTGCATATACTTAGATCATGGTCCACcttgtgagtcctggggattgaatgcAGGCTGTTGGTCTTGGTAGGAAGCATCTTTACCCATTGAACTGTCATAACAGTGGGCTCACCAAATTCTTGAAGAACACGTGGGCGTTTATTCACCTTAAGTGGCCCAACTTTTTGTTAATAGATTGTTTTATAACTCTTTTCTCCCTGTTTAGGTTGCGAGTTGTAAAGACTCAGCATCACGTAGAAGCATTTGTTGAGCATCTTAACGGCCAAGTTGTTGTTTCAGCATCCACTCGAGAATGGGCTATTAAAAAACACCTTTATAGTACCAGAAACGTGGTGGCTTGTGAGAGCATTGGGCGAGTGCTGGCACAGCGGTGCTTAGAAGCAGGAATCAACTTCATGGTCTACCAGCCCACCCCGTGGGAGGCGTCCTCAGACTCGGTACttgtatttctatgtatttacTTAAAAGGTAAACATTCAGCtaggaatggtggtgcatgcctttaatcccagcactcgggaggtctCAGAGGCAAGAGATCTCCATGGtcaagggcagcttggtctacagtgtgagttccaggaatgccagggctacacagagaaaccctgtctcaagaaacaaaaaaagaaagcagaaaacaaacaaaaatttggtGTGGTATGGTCTACCAAGGACGTTCCATCTAGTTGGggatatatagtgagatcctgtttaaaaatagaggcagccgggcgtggtggcgcacgcctttaatcccagcactcgggaggcagaggcaggcggatttctgagttcgaggccagcctggtctacaaagtgaNNNNNNNNNNNNNNNNNNNNNNNNNNCTTAGAAAATATATCCAGTAGTGCGActtagtgaaagaaagaaaaaaaaaaaaaaaaaaaaaaaaacaaaaaaaaaaaattcctaaaaaaaaaaaaaaaaaaaaaaaaaaaaaatagagggggtgggggaataagATCAGTTGTTTTTGGTGACAAGGGTCAATAATTCCTGCTGTCAAGAGGTTGACTTGGAAGAATCTCAAGTTCTAGGCTTGCCTGAATAActtagtaagactttgtctcagaattTTAAGTGGGAAGGCCAGGAACTACAAGTCATTGGTAATGCATGCCGGAGGCTGTGTTTCATCCATAATACACAGAAGGTCCAGAGCTGGGGGCACCTCTCGTGTAATCTCTAGCAGCACGCAGAGACAACAGAGGGTTTtggttagttctttttttttttttttaagatttatttatttattatatgtaagtacactgtagctgacttcagacacaccagaagagggtggcagacctcattatgggtggttgtgagccaccatgtggttgctgggatttgaactcaggaccttcagaagagcagtcagcgctcttaaccactgagccatctcaccagccctggttaGTTCTTGATATTAGGTATGCTTACATTATTTTCTTGAGGGTATTCTATGTGGTGGGCCTTGGCTGGATCCTATGACATTTGGTTTTTACAGTAGTCCATAGGAGCTTGTGTTCCCATTCTCTGTACAAACTGAGGTCAGCCGGTATTGCAAGTTGGTATTGCTGGGTGACTGAGACCCTTTAGTCCAGGATGTTAGCATTGCACTTCCTGTTGTTATACTGGCaccttctttttttaagatttattttattttttatttatatgagtacactgcagctgtcttgagacacacactagaagagggcatcagattccattacagatggttgtgggccaccacatggctgctgggaatttaattcaggacctctggtcgagcagtcagtgctcttaaccattgagcctcTCCAGCCCATATACTGGCATCTTGTTGAATATGCTGATCCCCGatatctttccatttcctttttcatatgtgttttattaatttttatatcatatattgCATCTTGATggtggtttcccctccctcctcttccagcccaacatcccccaccccttccttttccatttctcttcagaagaaggcaggcctcccagggatgtcGACCAAACATGGTATATCAAGTCGCAGTAAGACTAAGCACCTCCCCTCATactaaggctggacaaggcaacccaggaggaggaggaaagggttccaAAACTAGGCAGAGGAGAGACAGCCCCCTTCCCACTGTCAGGAGTCCCATACGAAGACCAAGCTATATAAGCATAACATAAAGAAGGGGGCCTGATCAGTTCCACGCAGGCTCCCTGAtggttggttcagtctctgtgagtccctgtgggcccaggttagttgattctatgggttTGCTTGGGTCCTTTATTTCTCTGGTCTCTAcaatcctccctcccaccccttcttcttcaggattctccacaatctgcctaatgtttggcttgggtctctgcatctgcttccatcagttgttggatgaagcctctgATGACAactatgctaggctcttgtctgaatacaatagaatattattagGAATCGTTTcgttgacttttttttctttggcCGGACATggttggttctatcctaggtcttggtccagcctctggtttctggccctccaggcagtgtcaagGGTAGGCTTCCTCTCATGGCAGGGGTCTCCTGCTGGACCAGCCATTAGTTGGCTACTTCCCCAGTTTCTGCACCTTCACCCCAGCATCTATGTTCTTAAGATTAGTCAGAGAAACACATAAGTACCCTGGGAGGTCAGTGGTTTCTTTGTCTCTTGGAAAACAAACCCGATTTTCAGGTGTTTTTGGAGGCtgacagtgttttctttttttttctcttcccgaTTTCCAAACTAGATAAAACGTTTACAAAATGCCATGACAGAAAGTGGCGTGATGCTACGGGAGCCTCGAAGAATCTATGAATGAAATAGAAGTGTTAACTGTTGTTGGAAGTGTAATATAAAACTACCATCTATAGCcgccagaaggaaggaaggaaggaagaaaagaaggaaggaagaagcactTGGAAGGAGAACCAGACTGAAAGCTTCATAGCAATAACGTGACTGAAAACTTATTTAAAGTTAGCTtctttccacttctgtgtttgcttgtgtgatttcattgttttaatcAAGGGCTTAAGGTGTCCTCATTCTTGGACTTGAGATGTATTTAAGGAAAGTAGTCACTattcaaagaacaaattaaagtGTTTATAACAAACTGTGAACCCTTACTGTGTTGTGCTCTGTAAACACCCGGTGGCTACAGGGCACGCGTGGAGTTCTGTGAATCACTGGCCGCCAGGGAGGTTCCTGGCTAGTCATGGGGAAGGAGGATTGTTTGCTGCCCGGGATGTGGGctgggcttgtttgttttgttttaatgtcagTGCAATTGTAAACTCAGAAATAGTATGTGGAGGTAACACCACACGTGCCTTCTAGTCACCCCGGACTCACCCCTTTGTGATTTCAGGCATATCTTAGAGAGGAAATGAGTGTGAGGAACAGTCACTGGGAGGTGGGAATGATGGGTCACTTTGCCTTTAAGTGGGAATTCAAATGTGACTGTAGAAAATGCTTTAGAAATAATCCAcaaggggctggagcgatggcttaATGTGATtaggagcactcactgctcttggagaggattTGGATTTGTCACAGCCAGCACTACAGTTCTAGGAATCCCAACACtcatttctggcctctgtgaacacgtgtagtgcacacacatgccagcaaaatatacataaaatgtattgAAATTTGTCATGCTAGATAGCTTAGGTTGGAGCTTGGCGAGATCACGACCCCTCTCCGAAAGTTGCTAAAATGTGAAAAAGACATGTAAACAAAGCGGCTTCATATTAGTCAAGTATTCATTATTTTAGACAAGTGACAAGCAtggctcagtttttgtttttttttttgttgtttttttttgtttgtttgtttgtttttttttttaagcattgaTGCTGAGGCATTCAGCATTCAATAGCATGAGTCACTGATCAATATATACCAAACTGAAGACAGGAATATACacgtatatttttttcttccctcatgTTAAATACGGATTGAAGCATCTCACTTAGAAGCCCAGGTTCTATAGGGGACTAAGTCTAGAACTGAGAAGGTGTATCAGACCATGAACAATGAGCATGGAGGCTGGGCATTGGTATAGCTGGCAGGAGTTTCTATAGGCTAAAGACCATACTAGCTGATCGCCGGTACCAACGATGCTTTCAGCACAGCtggcagttttttgtttttgtttttttttttttttttggtttttcgagacagggtttctctgtatagccctggctgtcctggaactcactctgtagaccaggctggcctcgaactcagaaatccgcctgcctctgccctcccaagtgctgggattaaaggcgtgcgccaccatgccccgctagCTGGCAGTTCTTGATGGCAACAGCCTCCACTTTTCCCAGCAAGAGAAGATCAAGGCTGTGAGCTCCACACTGAAACTCCCACCAGCCGGCTCTGGCCTTGGTGTGACCCGTGCACGAGCTTTAAGGCCCTGCGCAGCGGAAACGCGTGGGCAGCGCGTGGCCGCATCCGGCGCGCCCTGGGACTAGCGGCTATGGACGTGGGCGCGGACGAATTTGAGCAGAGTCTTCCACTCCTGCAGGAGCTTGTCGCGGGTGCGGACTTCGTGGGTAAGGTGCCTGGGGTTGCAGGGACAGCCTGGGAACtggtgtgtggtgtttgtgtacgGTATGGCTTTCCAGGCCAGAGGAGCTCAGAGCATCCTAGGAAGGAGAGGAGGCTTCCTTTCCCACTCCCTCGGGCAGCGCAGCGGGGGTTGAAGCAATCAAACCCGCAGCtctggacagccttgtctgggACCAcatactctgtctctgttttccatGACTGTGTACATCTGCTTACTTCCTGGGGCATTTGCAGTGTGAAAGGTAGTGGCTTGCTCTGTGCCTGAggaattttgtctgttttgtgctCCCGTAGGTCTGGATATAGAGTTCACAGGTCTGCGTTCAAACTTGTCTCAGCCCCAACAGATCAGGTACTGCTGTCTTACCTCACCGGTGTCTCCTTAGTTAGACCCTACCAGACAAGCATTGTGTCTGATCAGGCTCCTGctggctggttttggtttttgtgtttggtGTGTACTGggggaattattattattattattaaatgtgtgtgtgtgtgtgttgacaaatCTCTCAGTAAGTGACTTTTGTTGGCCAAATGCTGATAGGCTTTCTAATTGTGGTAACAGGGTAATAGGTCTCTGATTACAGGCACCTGTAGTAGGTACGCAGTGCAGAGACTTGCTACCTGCTTCTGATCCCCGTGCCTATGCAGTGAGATGCCTTTTTCTTCACAGTCTTTTTGACTTGCCATCTGAGTGGTATCTGAAGACCCGGCAGAGTGTTCAGCAGTTTACAATCTGTCAGATTGGTGAGTCTGATGTTTACTTCTTTGTTATGGATCATTCTAGAAGCTGTTttactgtgtgtgtttcctgtgggTAAAACCAGCTTTGGCGGTTTTCAAAGATATTGTGTATCATTTTGTATGCTTGTTCTGttttaagtctgtgtgtgtgtttgtgtgtgtggtgtacaccACCTGAAACATTTACAGTGTGAAAGATGGTGGCTTTGGCCAAGCAGAATTTAACAGCCTTTTATTTCATAGCCTAAATAGACCAATGCAAGACAATCACTGTTAAACCTATTTTATCATTTGAGCAAAACTATATGTTTTGTCTGTGAGTGTGGGTgattagaagattttttttttatatgtctttagtgttttgcctgcatgtatgtatgtgctccgCAGGCCTGAggtgcttgcagaggtcagaggaggatgtcacatcccctgtaactggagttactgatggatATGAGTCACCCAGATCCCTGACCACCACTGAGACAGCTCCCTGGCCCCAgtatgtgggattttttttttttttttcaaaagaaaacctaCAAGAACAGATTGTACATGTTTTACCtcttgttcttttcatttaatgGCATTTAGAAGGCTGTGTTAGCATACAGACCTGGTCCTTTCACAAATCCATAATAAAACAAAGTATAGATTAGAATTTAGTGTCCTGccagaagtggtggcacatgcctttaatcccagcacttgggaggcagaggcaggtggatttctgagtttgaggccatcctggtctacagagtgagttccaggacagccaggactacacagagaaaccctgtctcaaaaaaaccaaaaaacaaacaaacaaaaaaaagaacttagTGTCCTAAATAAAGTATGTGTAGTAACCATTTGTTTATAATGAAAAGGATTTTTGCTACAGACAGCCTTCCTATTTACACACCTAGTGCACTTTTGTGTATCTGGGATATTTCCATCAGTGAGACTGAGTTAGAGTGTGTGCATTAAAGCATTGACGATACAGCTTACCATCTACAGTGCTCTGGGAGACTGACACCAGCAATGGTGAATTGGCGCTTATATACAAAACCCCTGGGAATGAACCCGACCTGATAGTCTAAAAAATATTCTGGTTTGATTCTGATTTATAATACTGGGGTCTACAAGTTTATGTGAAGGACCAGATAGTATAAATGCTAGATAGTATTTGCAGGTACTGTGATTTCTTTTACAAGGCCCACCTTTGTAATGGAGGTCCTGACTTTTTTGGTAAAGTGAATTATAAAAGCAAGCTGTGGGCCAGGttttcctgcctcctgccttctctgAGGACGGATGTTTATGTGTGCTGACACTGGGGCCGCTCGCCCTTTCTTCTTGCGTTTTgctgctgccttttttttttttttcttttcttataagaTCTATTTGAGAAGTGCAAACACTCACTCCTGGTTAAGCTCTTTTGCTTTCCACCACTTGGGAAGGTTCCCACTTTGAGTGGCTTATTTAACATGGTAATACAGAGAttttaaagagaaaccctgtctcgaaaaaccaaccc
Proteins encoded in this region:
- the Mrpl18 gene encoding 39S ribosomal protein L18, mitochondrial isoform X2 translates to MALQPRFWKCLSVCRKLECGFAALSTSSVPAVQPDVETKENEAVAPEFTNRNPRNLELLGVARKERGWATVWPNREFWHRLRVVKTQHHVEAFVEHLNGQVVVSASTHKTFTKCHDRKWRDATGASKNL
- the Mrpl18 gene encoding 39S ribosomal protein L18, mitochondrial isoform X1, translated to MALQPRFWKCLSVCRKLECGFAALSTSSVPAVQPDVETKENEAVAPEFTNRNPRNLELLGVARKERGWATVWPNREFWHRLRVVKTQHHVEAFVEHLNGQVVVSASTREWAIKKHLYSTRNVVACESIGRVLAQRCLEAGINFMVYQPTPWEASSDSIKRLQNAMTESGVMLREPRRIYE